From Deferrisoma camini S3R1, the proteins below share one genomic window:
- the lnt gene encoding apolipoprotein N-acyltransferase, with translation MAATGSRWLDPGPWALAAWGALVAVTAFPPASLGPLALALPAPLWALAVRCEPRRGFLLGWIQGLGFFGALLWWIAPTVARYGGLPWPAAVGCVALLAAYLALYPGACGWACAAVGRRRPGLALALAPFVWTGLEGVRGWALTGFPWGDVAQALWNQPLALRLAPWVGADGIRLVGVGLAVAPAWLLARGAVSTRALAVPTVAALTWAGLALAPSPLPPADATLRVGVVQGNIDQAQKWDRAYRRVTLDIYERLTLDLVPRRPQLVVWPETAVPLSVQDGGPETSRLLALARRAGVWLLFGAPGYERVDGRVEYRNSVFLVTPEGTWAGRYDKVHLVPFGEYVPFGRYLPFLKKMVEGAGDFSPGPGVRPLSGPGLPTLGPLICFEGIFPGLAARHAEQGARLLVVVTNDAWFGRTPAPYQHLAFAALRAAETGLPLVRAANTGVSAVFDRRGRPLTTTVLGARDAFVAEVELPPPGPTPQAAVRPWISPTSLALAGLTVFAILRGPRRHPRT, from the coding sequence ATGGCCGCAACCGGGTCGAGGTGGCTTGATCCCGGCCCCTGGGCCCTGGCGGCCTGGGGCGCCCTGGTGGCGGTGACCGCGTTCCCCCCCGCGTCCCTCGGGCCCCTGGCCCTGGCCTTGCCGGCCCCCTTGTGGGCCCTGGCCGTCCGGTGCGAGCCGCGCCGGGGGTTCCTGCTGGGGTGGATCCAGGGGCTCGGGTTCTTCGGGGCTCTCCTGTGGTGGATCGCCCCCACGGTGGCCCGGTACGGCGGCCTGCCGTGGCCGGCCGCCGTGGGATGCGTGGCCCTCCTGGCCGCCTACCTGGCCCTGTACCCCGGGGCGTGCGGATGGGCCTGCGCGGCCGTGGGGCGGAGGCGTCCCGGCCTGGCCTTGGCCCTGGCCCCCTTCGTGTGGACCGGGCTCGAAGGCGTTCGAGGGTGGGCCCTGACCGGCTTCCCGTGGGGGGACGTGGCCCAGGCCCTGTGGAACCAACCCCTGGCCCTGCGCCTGGCGCCGTGGGTGGGGGCCGACGGGATCCGGCTGGTCGGGGTGGGCCTGGCCGTGGCGCCCGCCTGGCTCCTGGCCCGGGGGGCCGTGTCCACCCGGGCGCTCGCGGTGCCGACGGTGGCTGCGCTGACCTGGGCCGGACTCGCCCTGGCCCCCTCCCCCCTGCCGCCGGCCGACGCCACCCTGCGGGTGGGGGTGGTCCAGGGGAACATCGACCAGGCCCAGAAGTGGGATCGGGCCTACCGCCGGGTCACCCTCGACATCTACGAGCGCCTCACCCTGGACCTGGTGCCCCGGCGGCCGCAGCTGGTGGTGTGGCCCGAGACCGCCGTGCCCCTGAGCGTGCAGGACGGCGGCCCCGAGACCTCCCGGCTCCTGGCCCTGGCCCGGAGGGCGGGCGTCTGGCTCCTGTTCGGGGCCCCCGGGTATGAACGGGTGGACGGCCGCGTGGAGTACCGCAACAGCGTGTTCCTCGTCACCCCCGAGGGCACCTGGGCCGGCCGCTACGACAAGGTCCATCTGGTGCCCTTCGGCGAGTACGTGCCCTTCGGGCGTTACCTCCCCTTCCTGAAGAAGATGGTGGAGGGCGCGGGCGACTTCTCCCCCGGCCCGGGGGTGAGGCCCCTGTCGGGTCCGGGCCTTCCCACGCTGGGCCCCCTGATCTGCTTCGAGGGCATCTTCCCGGGGCTCGCTGCCCGGCACGCCGAGCAGGGAGCCCGCCTGCTCGTGGTGGTCACCAACGACGCCTGGTTCGGGCGAACCCCCGCGCCCTACCAGCACCTGGCCTTTGCGGCCCTCCGGGCCGCCGAGACCGGGCTGCCCCTCGTGCGGGCCGCCAACACGGGGGTGAGCGCGGTGTTCGATCGGCGGGGGCGGCCCCTGACGACCACGGTTCTGGGCGCCCGGGACGCGTTCGTGGCCGAGGTGGAGCTGCCGCCGCCCGGCCCCACGCCCCAGGCCGCCGTGCGGCCCTGGATCTCGCCGACCAGCCTCGCCTTGGCCGGTCTGACCGTTTTTGCTATCCTTCGCGGCCCCCGGCGGCACCCCCGGACCTGA
- a CDS encoding hybrid sensor histidine kinase/response regulator — protein sequence MPVDEKYVKIFLEEAEELLERLGQRLLQLEQDPSDREAHRSAMRLAHTVKGSARMVGLAEVSRQAHELENQLREAEAGGFGPDTVSRLLQGVDRLRGELGQTGAPAPPAPPPPPGPGAPCRPCSPVEPEPLRLRVPTERLEGLQNLVDDLATHRAAILARMERFRRGFRRLGLLRWQDPDRPLEPAEIDALRAMARMIAGRGFSQFLDELGQLDHLVSELQDRVLTLRMVPLGDLLEGFRRTARDLARELGKEVEVVVEGRLTEVDRSLLGAIQAPLAHLVRNAVDHGIEPPDERERAGKSRRGRLILRAYHRSNAVAIEVEDDGRGLDPAHVRRKAVERGLLDDAAARALSDEEALYLLCRPGFSTRERVSEVSGRGVGLDVVKLRVEKLNGSLVIQTEPGRWSRFRLLLPLSLTTLPGLVVRVGGEPYALPSLFVDRCDSVPVASLQAREGLWDAGGRLAPVVDLAGVLGIERPQPASRVGVVRLRFRNRVMLVEVDAVEGERELVIKPLGPHLAGAPLVVGVSFLPTGEALPVLNVIDLYARWHELEAAHRRPARAPEQPPRILVADDSVTSRHLIEHLLRTQGYEVLPAASGAEAWRLLQREPVAVVVTDLDMPEMDGYGLLQRVRNTPALAGLPVVVVSNRSGEADRVAEAGADAFVSKDQFRQKEFTTLLEDLVRKRRKGVER from the coding sequence ATGCCGGTGGACGAGAAGTACGTCAAGATCTTTCTCGAGGAAGCCGAGGAGCTCCTGGAGCGGCTGGGGCAGAGGCTCCTGCAGCTGGAGCAGGACCCCTCCGACCGGGAGGCCCACCGAAGCGCCATGCGCCTGGCCCACACCGTGAAGGGGAGCGCCCGCATGGTGGGCCTGGCAGAGGTCAGCCGCCAGGCCCACGAGCTCGAAAACCAGCTCCGGGAGGCGGAGGCCGGGGGGTTCGGCCCCGACACGGTGAGCCGGCTGCTCCAGGGCGTGGACCGCCTCCGAGGAGAGCTGGGCCAGACCGGGGCACCCGCCCCGCCGGCGCCCCCCCCGCCCCCCGGCCCGGGCGCCCCTTGCCGGCCGTGCTCGCCGGTCGAGCCCGAACCCCTGCGGCTGCGGGTGCCCACCGAGCGGCTGGAGGGCCTCCAGAACCTGGTGGACGACCTGGCCACCCATCGGGCGGCGATCCTGGCCCGGATGGAGCGGTTCCGCCGGGGATTCCGCCGCCTGGGGCTGCTGCGATGGCAGGACCCGGACCGCCCTCTGGAGCCGGCCGAGATCGACGCCCTGCGGGCCATGGCCCGGATGATCGCGGGCCGGGGCTTCAGCCAGTTCCTGGACGAGCTCGGGCAGCTCGACCACCTGGTCTCCGAGCTCCAGGACCGGGTGTTGACCCTGCGGATGGTGCCCCTGGGCGACCTGCTCGAGGGATTCCGGCGCACCGCCCGGGACCTGGCCCGGGAGCTCGGCAAAGAGGTCGAGGTGGTGGTGGAGGGCCGGCTCACCGAGGTGGATCGCTCGCTGCTCGGGGCGATCCAGGCTCCCCTGGCCCATCTGGTGCGCAACGCCGTGGACCACGGGATCGAGCCGCCCGACGAGAGGGAGCGGGCCGGAAAGTCCCGCCGCGGCCGACTGATCCTCCGGGCGTACCACCGGTCCAATGCGGTGGCCATCGAGGTGGAGGACGACGGCCGGGGCCTCGATCCAGCCCACGTCCGGCGCAAGGCCGTGGAGCGGGGCCTCCTCGACGACGCGGCCGCCCGCGCGCTGTCGGACGAGGAGGCCCTCTACCTCCTATGCCGGCCCGGCTTCTCCACCCGGGAGCGGGTCAGCGAGGTGTCCGGCCGGGGGGTGGGGCTCGACGTGGTGAAGCTGCGGGTCGAGAAGCTCAACGGATCCCTGGTGATCCAGACCGAGCCCGGCCGCTGGTCCCGGTTTCGGCTGCTGCTGCCCCTGTCCCTGACCACCCTGCCGGGGTTGGTGGTGCGGGTGGGGGGGGAGCCCTACGCCCTGCCCTCGCTGTTCGTGGACCGGTGCGACTCGGTTCCGGTGGCCTCGCTCCAGGCCCGGGAGGGGCTTTGGGACGCCGGCGGCCGGTTGGCGCCGGTGGTGGATCTGGCCGGGGTGCTGGGGATCGAACGGCCCCAACCTGCCTCCCGGGTGGGGGTGGTGCGCCTGCGGTTTCGCAACCGGGTCATGTTGGTGGAGGTGGACGCGGTGGAGGGCGAGCGGGAACTGGTGATCAAGCCCCTGGGCCCCCACCTGGCCGGGGCCCCCCTGGTCGTGGGGGTGTCGTTCCTGCCCACGGGCGAGGCCCTGCCGGTGCTCAACGTGATCGACCTGTACGCCCGATGGCACGAGCTGGAGGCGGCCCACCGGCGGCCCGCCCGCGCGCCCGAGCAGCCGCCCCGGATCCTGGTGGCCGACGACTCCGTGACGAGCCGGCATCTGATCGAGCACCTGCTGCGCACCCAGGGGTACGAGGTTCTGCCCGCGGCCTCCGGAGCCGAGGCGTGGCGGCTGCTCCAGCGCGAGCCCGTGGCCGTGGTGGTCACCGACCTGGACATGCCCGAGATGGACGGTTACGGCCTTCTCCAACGGGTGCGGAACACCCCCGCTCTGGCGGGACTGCCGGTGGTCGTGGTGTCGAACCGGTCCGGGGAGGCCGACCGGGTGGCCGAGGCCGGGGCGGATGCGTTCGTCTCCAAGGATCAATTCCGCCAAAAGGAGTTCACGACGCTGTTGGAGGACCTGGTCCGCAAACGACGGAAAGGGGTGGAACGTTGA
- the prfB gene encoding peptide chain release factor 2 (programmed frameshift), producing the protein MADSERLDELHRRLTELWRHLDLAAKEKRIAELDALMARPDFWDDPEAAARLGKERERLTAEVEAWKRLEAQLEDCRVAWELGEEEGDEELVREAQEQLEAVARGVREMELRTMLGGPHDPGDAIVAINAGAGGTEAQDWAQMLLRMYLRWAEKHGFEVEIVDELPGEEAGVKNVTFTVSGPYAYGYLKAEEGVHRLVRISPFDAQARRHTSFASVSVYPEAEEDVAVEIDEKDLRVDVFRASGAGGQHVNRTESAVRITHLPTGIVVTCQSERSQHKNRSNAMRVLKARLLDLERRKREEELEAQMSEKREIAWGSQIRSYILQPYRKIKDHRTGLEEGDVDRVLDGDLDPFMEAYLLRAAGAAEPAANGAASP; encoded by the exons ATGGCCGATTCGGAACGCCTCGACGAGCTGCACCGCCGCCTCACCGAACTATGGAGGCATCTT GACCTCGCGGCCAAGGAGAAACGCATCGCCGAGCTCGATGCCCTGATGGCCCGGCCCGACTTCTGGGACGACCCGGAAGCGGCCGCCCGGCTGGGCAAGGAACGCGAGCGACTGACCGCGGAGGTGGAGGCCTGGAAGCGCCTCGAGGCCCAGCTGGAGGACTGCCGGGTCGCCTGGGAGCTGGGGGAGGAGGAAGGCGACGAGGAGCTCGTTCGGGAGGCCCAGGAGCAGCTCGAGGCCGTGGCCCGGGGGGTGCGCGAGATGGAGCTGCGCACCATGCTCGGCGGCCCCCACGACCCCGGCGACGCCATCGTGGCCATCAACGCCGGAGCCGGCGGCACCGAGGCCCAGGACTGGGCCCAGATGCTCCTGCGCATGTACCTGCGGTGGGCGGAGAAGCACGGGTTCGAGGTGGAGATCGTGGACGAGCTGCCCGGGGAGGAGGCCGGCGTCAAGAACGTCACGTTCACGGTGTCGGGCCCGTACGCCTACGGGTACCTCAAGGCCGAGGAGGGGGTGCACCGCCTCGTCCGGATCAGCCCCTTCGACGCCCAGGCCCGCCGTCACACCTCGTTCGCCTCGGTGAGCGTCTACCCCGAGGCCGAGGAGGACGTGGCGGTGGAGATCGACGAGAAGGACCTACGGGTGGACGTGTTCCGGGCGAGCGGGGCCGGCGGCCAGCACGTGAACCGGACCGAGTCGGCCGTTCGGATCACCCACCTGCCCACCGGCATCGTGGTCACCTGCCAGAGCGAACGCAGCCAGCACAAGAACCGGTCCAACGCGATGCGCGTCCTGAAGGCCCGCCTGCTCGACCTGGAGCGCCGCAAGCGCGAGGAGGAGCTGGAGGCCCAGATGAGCGAGAAGCGCGAGATCGCCTGGGGCAGCCAGATCCGCTCGTACATCCTCCAGCCCTACCGCAAGATCAAGGACCACCGCACCGGCCTGGAGGAGGGGGACGTGGACCGGGTGCTGGACGGTGACCTGGACCCGTTCATGGAGGCCTACCTGCTTCGAGCCGCGGGGGCGGCCGAACCGGCGGCGAACGGGGCCGCCTCCCCGTAG
- a CDS encoding diguanylate cyclase, translating to MEAPELLVVDDSRIVRAMVSDVLRAQGYRIREAQNGREALERVQESPPDLVLLDVMMPEMDGYEVCRELRRREEADDYIPILMLTAKGDVEDLARGLDAGADDYISKPFDNVELVARVRSLLRIRALQKRLSQQNLELEAKNQQLQALTRQLDAANQELKLLSVTDGLTKAYNHRHFQERLKAEYARAARHGEPLACVMIDLDRFKRINDTYGHPAGDRVLVRLVEILKDAVRSEDLVARYGGEEFVLLLPKTDAGLARTIAERLRNRIAGEPVPIGRDRRIHVTVSMGVADYLPGEQERSPDELLRAADEALYRAKANGRNRVEVA from the coding sequence ATGGAAGCGCCTGAGCTCCTCGTGGTGGACGACAGCCGGATCGTCCGGGCCATGGTGTCGGACGTGCTCCGGGCCCAGGGGTACCGCATCCGGGAGGCCCAGAACGGAAGGGAGGCCCTGGAACGGGTCCAGGAGTCCCCCCCGGACCTGGTTCTGCTCGACGTGATGATGCCCGAGATGGACGGGTACGAGGTGTGCCGGGAGCTGCGGCGGCGGGAGGAGGCCGACGACTACATTCCGATCCTCATGCTCACGGCCAAGGGCGACGTGGAGGATCTGGCCCGGGGCCTGGACGCGGGGGCCGACGACTACATCTCCAAGCCCTTCGACAACGTGGAGCTGGTGGCGCGGGTTCGGAGCCTGCTTCGGATCCGGGCCCTGCAGAAACGGCTGTCCCAGCAGAACCTGGAGCTCGAGGCCAAGAACCAGCAACTCCAGGCCCTCACCCGGCAGCTGGATGCGGCCAACCAGGAGCTGAAGCTCCTGTCGGTGACCGACGGCCTGACCAAGGCGTACAACCACCGGCATTTCCAAGAGCGCCTCAAGGCCGAGTACGCCCGGGCGGCGCGTCACGGAGAGCCCCTGGCCTGCGTCATGATCGACCTGGACCGGTTCAAGCGGATCAACGACACCTACGGCCATCCCGCCGGGGACCGGGTGCTGGTGCGGCTCGTGGAGATCCTCAAGGACGCCGTGCGCAGCGAAGACCTGGTGGCCCGGTACGGAGGGGAGGAGTTCGTGCTCCTCCTCCCCAAGACCGACGCAGGCCTCGCCCGCACCATCGCCGAACGGCTGCGCAACCGGATCGCCGGCGAGCCCGTGCCCATCGGGCGGGACCGCCGGATCCACGTCACCGTGAGCATGGGGGTGGCCGACTACCTCCCCGGCGAGCAGGAGCGCTCCCCGGACGAACTGCTGCGGGCCGCGGACGAGGCCCTCTACCGCGCCAAGGCCAATGGCCGCAACCGGGTCGAGGTGGCTTGA
- the cheB gene encoding chemotaxis-specific protein-glutamate methyltransferase CheB yields MIRLLLVDDSRLVRTVLRDLLEADPELEVVAEAENGLEAVERCEALRPDVVIMDVQMPVMGGLEAVERIMARCPTPVIILSATVNPGEVQSAFRAVRAGAFEALPKPDASAGPDTYASVAEDLRSRIKLYARVARRRGWASGIPAERRPVARARISARPDRLLALAASTGGPRTIQRLFHDLPRPFPCPVVLVQHISLGFTRGFAGWLERETGHPIRVVEGPVHMEPGTVYLADDGTHLGVRAGRAVPREGPPVNACRPSADVLFESVAREYGPRAVGVVLTGMGRDGARGALALRRAGAKVLVQDEESSVIYGMPKAAIDAGAATRVVGLGDMAREILEALDRDPKPPGVTDGSA; encoded by the coding sequence TTGATCCGGCTGTTACTGGTGGACGACTCCCGCCTGGTGCGCACGGTGCTCCGGGACCTGCTGGAGGCCGACCCGGAGCTCGAGGTGGTGGCCGAGGCGGAGAACGGCCTCGAGGCCGTGGAGCGGTGCGAGGCCCTGCGGCCCGACGTGGTGATCATGGACGTGCAGATGCCGGTCATGGGCGGGCTGGAAGCGGTGGAGCGGATCATGGCGCGGTGCCCCACGCCCGTGATCATCCTGAGCGCCACCGTGAACCCCGGCGAGGTCCAGAGCGCGTTCCGGGCGGTGCGGGCCGGCGCGTTCGAGGCCCTGCCCAAGCCCGACGCCTCGGCAGGCCCCGACACGTACGCCTCGGTGGCCGAGGACCTGCGCTCCCGGATCAAGCTCTACGCCCGGGTGGCCCGACGGCGGGGCTGGGCCAGCGGCATCCCCGCCGAGCGCCGACCGGTCGCCAGGGCCCGGATCTCGGCCCGGCCGGACCGGCTGCTGGCCCTGGCCGCCAGCACGGGGGGGCCCCGCACGATCCAACGGCTGTTCCACGACCTGCCCCGCCCCTTTCCCTGCCCGGTGGTTTTGGTGCAGCATATCAGCCTTGGGTTCACCCGGGGGTTTGCGGGGTGGCTCGAGCGTGAGACCGGCCACCCCATCCGGGTGGTGGAGGGGCCGGTCCACATGGAGCCGGGCACGGTGTACCTGGCCGACGACGGAACCCACCTGGGGGTGCGGGCCGGCCGGGCCGTGCCCCGGGAGGGCCCACCGGTGAACGCGTGCCGGCCGTCGGCCGACGTCCTGTTCGAGTCGGTGGCCCGGGAGTACGGGCCCCGGGCCGTGGGGGTGGTGCTCACCGGAATGGGCCGGGACGGCGCCCGGGGAGCCCTGGCCCTGCGCCGGGCCGGGGCCAAGGTGCTGGTGCAGGACGAGGAGTCGTCGGTGATCTACGGCATGCCCAAGGCGGCCATCGACGCTGGGGCGGCCACCCGCGTGGTGGGCCTGGGCGACATGGCCCGGGAGATCCTGGAGGCCCTGGACCGCGACCCCAAGCCCCCGGGGGTGACCGATGGAAGCGCCTGA
- a CDS encoding tetratricopeptide repeat protein: MRWWVAVAFACVLSGGVGAAQPPPDAVLRKEAGNYYLKQRAYEKARDEYLASLKVAPDYADAHYNLGVVYFFRLRDYPRALYHFVRYAQLRPDASDLDQVRELVLQALERIEEAERQAYLRALDKGTAEAIETFLEDHPDTVYRADAERKLEILRRYEEERDRWQGEVGAAYQQALARGTPEAMDAFLSRYPDAPQAREARRLRNLWAKEQAAESEAFERAVAEGTPAALERFLKAHPQGRYALQAQRRLDHLAAAEKAFRIAKQSRSIPGLEAFLETYGDTPHQAEARQLLEELRAEEKRAQEAAAAPAPAAEEPAADAEEAARRAREEVLRAQADQAWAEAAAADTAEAYEAFRAAYPDHPMAEEARRRAAVLRENAGAEAGTAQEPPRASVEEDWSRTQQEDTVEAYRAFLKAHPEGEEAEAARKRLEELETRIQEAEKSLPREKREALERYRKMLQGQ, from the coding sequence ATGCGGTGGTGGGTTGCGGTTGCGTTCGCGTGTGTGCTCAGCGGGGGGGTCGGGGCGGCCCAGCCCCCCCCGGATGCGGTGCTCCGCAAGGAGGCCGGCAACTACTACCTGAAACAGCGCGCCTACGAGAAGGCCCGGGACGAGTACCTGGCGTCGTTGAAGGTGGCCCCGGACTACGCCGACGCCCACTACAACCTGGGGGTGGTGTACTTTTTCCGGCTCCGTGACTATCCCAGGGCGTTGTACCACTTCGTGCGCTACGCCCAGTTGCGACCCGACGCCTCGGACCTGGATCAGGTGAGGGAGCTGGTGCTCCAGGCGCTCGAGCGCATCGAGGAGGCGGAGCGCCAGGCGTACCTTCGGGCGTTGGACAAGGGCACGGCCGAGGCGATCGAGACCTTCCTCGAGGACCACCCGGACACCGTCTACCGGGCCGACGCGGAGCGCAAGCTGGAGATCCTGCGCCGGTACGAGGAGGAGCGTGATCGGTGGCAGGGGGAGGTGGGTGCCGCGTACCAACAGGCCCTGGCCCGGGGAACGCCCGAGGCCATGGACGCGTTCCTGAGCCGGTACCCCGACGCCCCCCAGGCGCGGGAGGCGCGGCGGCTCCGGAACCTGTGGGCGAAGGAGCAGGCGGCCGAGTCCGAGGCCTTCGAGAGGGCCGTGGCCGAGGGGACCCCGGCCGCCCTGGAGCGGTTTCTGAAGGCCCACCCCCAGGGTCGATACGCCCTGCAGGCCCAGCGCCGTCTCGACCACCTGGCGGCCGCCGAAAAGGCGTTCCGGATCGCCAAACAGTCGCGGTCGATCCCGGGGCTGGAGGCGTTCCTGGAGACCTACGGCGACACGCCCCACCAAGCCGAGGCCCGGCAGCTGTTGGAGGAGCTCCGGGCCGAGGAGAAACGGGCCCAGGAAGCCGCGGCCGCGCCCGCCCCGGCGGCCGAGGAGCCCGCGGCCGACGCCGAGGAGGCGGCCCGCCGGGCCCGGGAGGAGGTGCTCCGGGCCCAGGCCGACCAGGCGTGGGCCGAGGCCGCGGCCGCGGACACGGCCGAGGCCTACGAGGCGTTCCGGGCCGCCTACCCGGACCACCCCATGGCCGAGGAGGCCCGCCGCCGCGCGGCGGTGCTTCGGGAGAACGCCGGAGCGGAGGCAGGGACGGCCCAGGAACCCCCTCGAGCGTCGGTGGAGGAGGACTGGAGCAGGACCCAGCAGGAGGACACGGTCGAGGCCTACCGGGCGTTCCTCAAGGCCCACCCCGAGGGCGAAGAGGCCGAGGCGGCCCGCAAACGGCTCGAGGAACTGGAGACCCGCATCCAGGAGGCCGAGAAGAGTTTGCCCCGCGAGAAGCGCGAGGCCCTGGAGCGGTACCGGAAGATGCTCCAGGGGCAGTGA
- a CDS encoding chemotaxis protein CheW, which translates to MRSAHADLTAWLEALRAEYWDHQHQAQDPTGGRPHLVFEAGGRRFALPAEAGRGVVRRPRITRLPGLPEYILGVAGVRGEVVSVVDTNRFLAIPEAPGGPGGYLVLVASGDLRAAFTVDRIVDVVPVPPEEVQPIEAPWAGAPENTVKGQWKAEEEEPVTVLDPDGLVRGSAVPDDRRQPGGS; encoded by the coding sequence GTGAGGTCTGCGCACGCGGATCTGACCGCCTGGCTCGAGGCCCTGCGGGCCGAGTACTGGGACCATCAGCACCAGGCCCAGGACCCGACGGGGGGTCGGCCCCACCTGGTGTTCGAGGCCGGCGGCCGCCGGTTCGCGCTGCCTGCCGAAGCGGGCCGCGGCGTGGTGCGGCGGCCCCGGATCACCCGCCTGCCCGGCCTGCCGGAGTACATCCTGGGGGTGGCCGGGGTGCGGGGCGAAGTGGTGTCGGTGGTGGACACGAACCGGTTTCTCGCCATCCCCGAAGCCCCCGGCGGCCCGGGGGGCTACCTGGTCCTGGTGGCGAGCGGGGACCTGCGGGCCGCGTTCACCGTGGACCGGATCGTGGACGTGGTGCCGGTGCCCCCCGAGGAGGTCCAGCCGATCGAGGCGCCCTGGGCCGGTGCGCCCGAGAACACCGTGAAGGGCCAGTGGAAGGCGGAGGAAGAGGAACCGGTGACCGTGCTCGACCCCGATGGGCTCGTGCGAGGCTCGGCCGTGCCCGATGACCGGCGGCAACCGGGCGGCTCCTGA
- a CDS encoding methyl-accepting chemotaxis protein — MIGSFRKSLSTKIAVSTAVVMAILLGLASTYTAWVQRRTVIGLQERTNQGFATFVYNTLLFSMVEGKMEELQKILENAVSTAGIEALRVVQPDGTVRYSGRPGEIGKKLEDPEMARLVQAGASATGLLEIRRSGHVTNAVPLHNQGVCSTCHTSDGPYLGAILIGFDFSDFDEQLVGIRNRLLVLFSLTLVVVVAVVVGSLRLLVLRPVYRLEEAARRMADGDLTRELTIRGEDEMARLGGHLNTLRSHLRESLQRSSSVAAALAEAVEDLHRSSENLVTIAMEQSSGAAEQASAVQEATTTAEEIAATSNEISANVESVEQVAEETFNACVRGRDAVREAVAGMKEVKGQVGAIAASMMDLGKKSQKIGGIVDIIDEISEQTHLLAVNAAIEAAGAGEHGKRFGVVAGEVRRLAQRTVEATGQIKALVEEIQNSVNTTLLTTEKGTTTVRAGAERVDQIGESLETILELVRQTKESAKEITVATQQQATAGEQLVLTITDINDVAVQVNRSAEQVEKAVISLKELARRLKHLAQENLGAQGFTV; from the coding sequence ATGATCGGCTCGTTCCGTAAGAGCTTGTCCACGAAGATCGCGGTCTCCACGGCCGTGGTCATGGCGATCCTGCTCGGGCTGGCCAGCACCTACACCGCCTGGGTGCAGCGACGGACCGTGATCGGGCTTCAGGAACGCACCAACCAGGGGTTCGCCACCTTCGTGTACAACACGCTGTTGTTCTCGATGGTGGAGGGCAAGATGGAGGAGCTCCAGAAGATTCTCGAGAACGCGGTGTCCACGGCGGGCATCGAGGCCCTGCGGGTGGTGCAGCCCGACGGAACGGTGCGCTACAGCGGCAGGCCGGGCGAGATCGGCAAGAAGCTCGAAGACCCCGAGATGGCCCGGCTCGTCCAGGCCGGGGCAAGCGCCACGGGGCTGCTGGAGATCCGGCGCTCCGGCCACGTGACGAACGCCGTGCCCCTGCACAACCAGGGCGTCTGCAGCACTTGCCACACCTCCGACGGCCCCTACCTGGGGGCGATCCTGATCGGATTCGACTTCTCCGACTTCGACGAGCAGCTCGTCGGTATCCGCAACCGCCTGCTCGTGCTGTTCTCCCTGACCCTGGTGGTGGTGGTGGCCGTGGTGGTGGGGAGCCTGCGGCTCCTGGTGCTCAGGCCGGTGTACCGCCTGGAGGAGGCGGCCCGGCGCATGGCCGACGGCGACCTCACCCGCGAGCTGACGATCCGGGGCGAGGACGAGATGGCCCGGCTGGGGGGACACCTCAACACCCTGCGATCCCACCTGAGGGAGAGCCTCCAACGGTCGTCCTCGGTGGCCGCGGCCCTGGCCGAGGCGGTGGAGGACCTGCACCGGTCCAGCGAGAACCTCGTGACCATCGCCATGGAGCAGTCGAGCGGGGCGGCCGAGCAGGCCTCGGCCGTGCAGGAGGCCACCACCACGGCCGAGGAGATCGCGGCCACCTCCAACGAGATCTCGGCCAACGTGGAGAGTGTGGAGCAGGTGGCGGAGGAGACGTTCAACGCCTGCGTGCGGGGTCGAGACGCGGTGCGGGAGGCCGTGGCCGGCATGAAGGAGGTCAAGGGACAGGTGGGCGCGATCGCGGCCTCCATGATGGACCTGGGGAAGAAGTCCCAGAAGATCGGCGGCATCGTGGACATCATCGACGAGATCAGCGAGCAGACCCACCTGCTGGCGGTCAACGCCGCCATCGAGGCGGCCGGCGCGGGGGAACACGGCAAGCGGTTCGGGGTGGTGGCCGGCGAGGTCCGTCGCCTGGCCCAACGCACGGTGGAGGCCACCGGCCAGATCAAGGCCCTGGTCGAGGAGATCCAGAACTCGGTGAACACCACCCTGCTCACCACCGAGAAGGGCACGACCACCGTCCGAGCGGGGGCCGAGCGGGTGGACCAGATCGGCGAGAGCCTGGAGACGATCCTGGAGCTGGTGCGCCAGACCAAGGAGTCGGCCAAGGAGATCACCGTGGCCACCCAGCAGCAGGCGACCGCGGGGGAGCAGCTGGTCCTGACCATCACCGACATCAACGACGTGGCCGTGCAGGTGAACCGGTCGGCCGAGCAGGTGGAGAAGGCGGTGATCAGCCTCAAGGAGCTGGCCCGCCGGCTGAAGCACCTGGCCCAGGAGAACCTGGGGGCGCAGGGGTTCACGGTCTGA